A window of the Proteus terrae subsp. cibarius genome harbors these coding sequences:
- the ybbA gene encoding putative ABC transporter ATP-binding protein YbbA: MSTEKVLEVHQLTKQVGQGDSQISILQGVELVVEPAQTIALIGESGSGKSTLLGIIAGLDDGTSGSVHLMGEDLTKMNEEARAKLRAQHVGFVFQSFMLIPTLNALENVQLPALLKGESEKHSHARAVDLLKLLGLGERLYHMPAQLSGGEQQRVALARAFCTQPAILFADEPTGNLDRKTGDKIADLLFSLNRDYATTLILVTHDNELAARCQRRLRLVDGQLKEES; this comes from the coding sequence ATGTCGACGGAAAAGGTTCTTGAAGTTCATCAGTTAACCAAACAAGTAGGACAAGGTGATAGTCAGATCTCTATATTGCAGGGTGTTGAGTTAGTTGTCGAGCCTGCACAAACAATTGCGTTAATTGGTGAGTCAGGATCAGGTAAATCGACATTGCTAGGGATCATCGCTGGATTAGATGATGGCACCTCTGGCAGTGTGCATTTGATGGGTGAAGATCTCACAAAAATGAATGAAGAAGCGCGTGCCAAATTGCGTGCTCAACATGTTGGTTTTGTTTTTCAATCATTTATGTTGATCCCAACATTGAATGCACTCGAAAATGTGCAGTTGCCTGCATTATTAAAAGGTGAGTCAGAAAAGCACAGCCATGCGCGTGCAGTTGATTTACTTAAGCTATTAGGATTAGGTGAACGTTTATACCATATGCCAGCACAACTTTCTGGCGGTGAGCAACAGCGCGTTGCATTAGCAAGAGCATTTTGTACTCAACCTGCCATTCTTTTTGCGGATGAACCAACAGGGAACCTTGATCGTAAAACTGGTGATAAAATTGCTGACTTGTTGTTCTCTCTTAACCGAGATTATGCAACAACCTTGATTTTAGTGACTCATGACAATGAGCTAGCTGCTCGTTGTCAAAGACGATTACGATTAGTTGATGGACAACTTAAGGAGGAGTCATGA
- the tesA gene encoding multifunctional acyl-CoA thioesterase I/protease I/lysophospholipase L1, giving the protein MNFKNLFRRHTFFLIVMMMFSFKAIAADTFLIFGDSLSAGYRLPIESAWPQRLADKWKTTYPDINVVNASISGETAFQGQNRLPDLLKQHQPRWVLIELGANDGLQGYPVAQTKEALQNIITQVKDAGATPLFMQIMISPNYGKRYTQSFSAIYPKLAEDNALPLLPFYMEKIADKPEWMQNDSIHPNEDAQPFITQWMDETLSPYLTR; this is encoded by the coding sequence ATGAACTTCAAGAACCTTTTCCGTCGACATACATTTTTCCTTATCGTTATGATGATGTTTAGCTTTAAGGCAATTGCTGCTGATACCTTTTTGATCTTTGGTGACAGCTTGAGTGCAGGATACCGTCTTCCAATTGAAAGCGCATGGCCACAACGCCTTGCTGATAAATGGAAAACAACCTACCCTGATATTAATGTTGTTAATGCAAGCATTAGTGGTGAAACAGCCTTTCAGGGACAAAATAGGCTTCCTGATTTATTAAAACAGCATCAACCACGCTGGGTTTTAATTGAATTAGGTGCAAATGATGGTTTACAGGGATACCCTGTTGCACAAACAAAAGAGGCATTACAAAACATCATTACACAAGTGAAAGATGCCGGTGCAACGCCACTTTTTATGCAAATAATGATTTCACCTAATTACGGTAAACGTTATACACAATCATTTTCAGCTATCTATCCAAAACTCGCTGAAGATAATGCGCTTCCTCTGCTTCCTTTTTATATGGAGAAAATCGCTGATAAGCCTGAGTGGATGCAAAATGACAGCATACACCCCAATGAAGATGCTCAGCCTTTTATTACGCAGTGGATGGATGAAACATTATCCCCTTACCTAACACGTTAG
- a CDS encoding SDR family oxidoreductase, with product MQKTVLITGSSSGIGLCAAKALQKRGYRVLAACRKGEDLERMETLGLEPIHLDLDDPKSVENAALEVIRLTNGRLYGLFNNGGFGVYGPLDAITRQQMEKQFSTNFFGLHQLTTLLLPAMLPHGEGRIIQTSSVMGIISTPGRGAYAASKYAVEAWSDALRMEVAHTGVKVSLIEPGPIRTCFTENVAQAEKDKPVKNPGIASRFTLTPEDVVKKLIHALESPKPKIRYPVTLLTYAVRILKRFLPDILMDTILSRQSGKA from the coding sequence ATGCAAAAAACGGTATTGATTACAGGAAGTTCCAGTGGAATAGGACTCTGTGCAGCAAAAGCACTACAGAAAAGAGGCTATCGAGTTCTTGCTGCTTGCCGTAAAGGTGAAGACCTTGAACGCATGGAAACACTGGGATTAGAACCTATTCATCTTGACCTTGATGATCCAAAAAGTGTTGAAAATGCAGCACTAGAAGTTATTCGCCTAACAAACGGTCGTTTATATGGATTATTTAATAATGGCGGATTTGGTGTTTATGGCCCATTAGATGCCATTACTCGCCAACAAATGGAAAAACAGTTTTCGACTAACTTTTTTGGTTTACATCAGCTTACTACATTACTTCTACCTGCAATGTTACCTCATGGAGAAGGACGCATTATTCAAACGAGTTCTGTAATGGGGATTATCTCAACGCCAGGTCGAGGTGCTTATGCAGCCAGTAAATATGCTGTAGAAGCATGGTCTGATGCGCTAAGAATGGAAGTAGCGCATACTGGAGTTAAGGTGAGTTTAATAGAGCCAGGCCCAATACGAACTTGTTTCACTGAGAATGTCGCTCAAGCTGAAAAAGATAAACCTGTAAAAAATCCGGGGATTGCGAGTCGTTTCACATTAACGCCTGAAGATGTCGTGAAAAAGCTCATTCATGCTTTAGAAAGCCCAAAACCTAAGATACGTTATCCCGTAACCTTATTAACTTACGCTGTCAGAATACTAAAGCGCTTTCTACCTGATATTTTAATGGATACAATTCTCAGTCGCCAGAGTGGCAAGGCTTGA